Below is a genomic region from Pseudarthrobacter sulfonivorans.
CTCCACGCCCCGCCAGATCGCCTTGTACCGTGCCCTCTACGCCATCGGCGTGGCCGAGTACATGCCGGAGTTCGGCCACCTTCCCTACGTCATGGGCCAGGGCAACAAGAAGCTCTCCAAGCGCGACCCCGAATCCAGCCTGTTCCTGCACCGCGAACGCGGCTTCATTCCCGAAGGCCTGCTTAACTACCTGTCCCTCCTGGGCTGGTCCCTGAGCGCCGACGAGGACATCTTCACCGTCAAGCAGCTCGTGGAGCACTTCGACATCCACGATGTGCTGGCCAACCCGGCACGTTTTGACCTGAAAAAGGCAGAGGCCATCAACGGCACGCACGTCCGGCTGCTTGAGGCGGCCGATTTCCGTGCGCGCCTGGTGCCGTACCTCAGGGCCGCGGACCTGGTCGGAGAGATCCTCACGGACCGGGAGGAAGAGATCCTCACCGAGGCCGCACCCCTCGTCCAGGAGCGGATCACCCTGCTGGGGGAGGCCCCGGAAATGCTCGCCTTCCTGTTCAAGGCCGACGACGCGATCGACGTCGCAGACGACGCCCGCAAGGGCCTGCCCGCCAACCTGACCGAAGTCCTCGACGCCGCCCTTGCTGCCCTTGAGCCCATTCAGGACTGGAACCCGGAGGAGATCCAGACGGCCCTGAAGCAGGCACTCGTGGAGGACCTCGGGCTGAAGCCGCGGCTGGCCTTCGGTCCTGTCCGCACGGCCATCTCCGGGCGCCGGATCTCGCCGCCGCTCTTCGAATCCATGGTGATCCTGGGCAAGGGCTCGTCCCTGAGCCGGCTCCGCACCTTCCGCGGCTGATGTCTACCACCGGCACCACGGCTGACGGAGTCCTGAGCACACGCTTCGGGTCCATCCGGGGCGTCCTCTTCGACATCGACGACACTCTGGTGGACCTCGAATACGCCATGACCACCGCCCTGCGTGAGGTCAGCGAGCACCTCCTGCCCGGTCTGGACCAGACCGGGTGGGAGCGTTTCGGCAGGATCTTCACGCACGAGACCACGCACTACTACGACCGGTACCTGGCGGGGGAGCTGACCTTCAACGACCAGCGCCTCCTGCGGGGACGCGCCGCCCTGGGGCACTTCGGTGTGGATCTTGCCGACGGCGAAGAAGCGCACGGGTGGCTCTCGGCCTACGGCCGGCTGCAGCCCACGTATGTGCGTGCCTTTGAGGACGTGCTGCCGCTCCTGGACCTGCTGGACGCTGCCGGCATCCCCTACGGTGCCGTCAGTAACAACGTGCACGACTACCAGCGGGCCAAGCTCGACGGCGCCGGCCTGGAACGCGTCCGCCGCCTCGTGGGCACGGACACGGTAGGCGTTGCCAAGCCCGAGCCGGCCATCTACCTCGAAGGAGTCCGCCTGCTGGGGACTGCCCCGGAGGAGACGCTCTACGTTGGGGACAACAGAATGCTGGACGCAGACGGTTCGACGGCGGCGGGCCTGGTAGGCGTCTGGCTCAACAGGGTGGGGGAGCCTGCGCCGGATTTCACCGGTCACAAGATCACCTCGCTGTCACAGCTGCTGGGCTGACCGGCCGCTTACTCCGCAGACTGCAGCCTTCGCCTGTTCCACAGCACCAGGTAGATGCCCACGGATCCGAGCACCAGCACAGCAACCAGGCCGAGGGCAACGGCGGTATCCGACTTCCCCACCATACTGGTGGGCGAGATGGCCGCTGCGCTGGTGTACAGGGTGTCCGTGCCATCCGCAATCCGGGCATTGCCATCAGCAAGTTTCTCGGCACCGGTGGCCAGCTCTGTCGATCCCGAGGCCAGCTTGGTGTTGCCCGTAGCGAGCTCCGAAGCGCCTGCAGCCAGTGCCTCGGAGCCCTGGAGCAGGCCGGGGTTTGAGGGATCGGCCAGATCGCCCTTGATGCCGGCATTCAATGCCAATGTGCCGTCCGCCAGCCGTGAGGTGCCCTCAGTAATACTGGCCACGGCTTTGATCAGGCCCGGGCGGTCGGCATTGCCGGGCACGCCGTCCATGCCGGTGCGTATCTGGGCAGTTCCGGCGGCCAGCAGTTCGGTACCCAGCACAACACCAGGGTTGTTGGGATCGCGGCTGTTGAGCTTTTCACCCAGGGTGGCGAAGCCGGCGGTGAGGCGCCCTGTTCCAGTGTGCAACTGTGCCGCTCCGTCATTGAGCTTCCCCGCGCCAGCCTGCAGTTGCTGCGCCCCGGCGTCGAGCCTATGGGCTCCAGCGGTGATCTTGGCGATCTTGTCCTTGACTACGGCCAACGGCACCAGACCCTGAAGCGGGTCCGAGGCAGCCGCCTCCAGCAGCTCAAGGGCCTGGGCCAAGGCCGCCGTGCCGGTGCCTGCCTCGGGGGAGTTGTTCGCTCCCCGGTAGCCCTTCAGCTGGGCCGTTCCGGCGGCCAGCTCGCCGGTCCCGGAGGCCAGACGGGCCGCACCCGCATCCAGCGCAGTCGCGCCGTCCGCCAGGTTGTTCTCGGCATTTCCGGCGGCCGTAGGCGTCAGTGCCGCGGCGAGCTGGGTGGCTCCGGCGGCGAGCTTTCGGGCGCCGTCGTCCACTTTGTACACGCCGGGCGCGAGCTTGTTGTTGACGTCAGTTTCGATCTTGACAGCGCCGGCGGCGAGCTGGTCTGCACCGGACTGCAGTTTTTCAGCGCCCGGGGCCAGCTTCTCGCTGACACCCAGGAAGACTTTGTCGGCGCCGGAGGAGAGCTTGCCGGCGCCGGTGTCTGCCATGCCCGCGCCGGCCGCCAGCTGACCGGCGCCGTCCTGGAGCTGCTCAGCGCCGGCCGAGGCCTGGCCCGCACCGTCCATCAGCTTGGCCGAACCGTCGGTGATCCTGCCGGTGACCAGGGTGTAAAACCCAAGCAAAGCAATCAGCATCAGGGCCAGGACGGCGATGGCAAGCTGCTGTGCCCGGGTTCGGGTCTTGGTGGGCGCGGCGGCACGACTTTGTGTCACGGTGGGTCCTCTCGACGGTTTGCCGGCAGTGTGAAATCTGCCGGCCACCCACCTGGACCAGGGGCGGCAGTCCGGACGGAAAACTAAATTCCGAAGTGCCTGCAGCAAAGGCAGAGGGTGGTTACTCTCGGGTAACTTACCGAGAGTAAACTTATTCCGGGTGATCTGGCAAGGGTTCAGACCTTGGGTCTTCGGTGCCGATTTGTGCCAGCCCAAAGTCTCGGGTAAAGTAATTTCTCGTGCTGAGGCGCACGGAGCGCGGCTTGAAGCCCGAAACTCCGGCCCGAAAGTATCATTGGGATATGGTGTAATTGGCAACACTACGGTTTCTGGTACCGTCATTCTAGGTTCGAGTCCTGGTATCCCAGCTCTGTTTGGTCGCAGGCTAACCGCGGCAAATCAGTGGTTTCAGATCGGTTCGCCGATTTGAAACGCGCGCTGAGTGTATGAAATACTCACTTAGCAAACCGGCCTGGTGCCGGTTGGAAGTGAAAACTTCCTGGAAGTACGCGGCCCCATCGTATAGCGGCCTAGTACGCTGCCCTCTCACGGCGGTAACGCGGGTTCGAATCCCGCTGGGGTCACCAACGAACGGTCCCGGGCATCAGCCCGGGGCCGTTTTTTCGTTGTGGAGGCTGCGCTGCGGGTTATAGGACAAAACCGGGGCCCGGTGGAAAAGCCAGGGCAACTGGCATGATGATCCTGTGACCTCATCAGACGGGCTTCGTCCCACGCAGCCTCCGCCGCCTAAGCGCGCACCGAGAACGCAGCCGGGCCGGCCCGACGCGGCGTCGGAGCCGGCCGTGGCCTTGCTTGAGGCCGTGCGTGGGGATCTGCCCGCAGTGTCGTTGCCGCTCGCCCTTGCGGACGTGGAACAGGCGCGCCAGGACACGCGGAACGCCGTCGCCCAGCTGGACGACTACATCCTGCCGCGGTACCGCAGCCTGGACGCACCGCTGCTTGCCGTCGTCGGGGGTTCCACGGGCGCCGGCAAGTCAACGCTGGTCAACGCCCTGGTGGGGCACGCGGTCACACGCTCCGGCGCCATCAGGCCCACCACGGGGCA
It encodes:
- a CDS encoding HAD family hydrolase, whose translation is MSTTGTTADGVLSTRFGSIRGVLFDIDDTLVDLEYAMTTALREVSEHLLPGLDQTGWERFGRIFTHETTHYYDRYLAGELTFNDQRLLRGRAALGHFGVDLADGEEAHGWLSAYGRLQPTYVRAFEDVLPLLDLLDAAGIPYGAVSNNVHDYQRAKLDGAGLERVRRLVGTDTVGVAKPEPAIYLEGVRLLGTAPEETLYVGDNRMLDADGSTAAGLVGVWLNRVGEPAPDFTGHKITSLSQLLG
- the gltX gene encoding glutamate--tRNA ligase; this translates as MTTASALNPAAIPSVTAETPVRVRFCPSPTGTPHVGLIRTALFNWAYARHTKGTLVFRIEDTDSARDSEESYHQLLDALKWLGITWDEGVEVGGPHEPYRQSQRSDIYQDVIARLKAGGHIYESYSTPAEIEARHRAASRDPKLGYDGFDRHITEEQLAQYKAEGRQAVLRLRMPDEDLTFKDLVRGEITFKAGSVPDFAVVRANGAPLYTLVNPVDDALMGITHVLRGEDLLSSTPRQIALYRALYAIGVAEYMPEFGHLPYVMGQGNKKLSKRDPESSLFLHRERGFIPEGLLNYLSLLGWSLSADEDIFTVKQLVEHFDIHDVLANPARFDLKKAEAINGTHVRLLEAADFRARLVPYLRAADLVGEILTDREEEILTEAAPLVQERITLLGEAPEMLAFLFKADDAIDVADDARKGLPANLTEVLDAALAALEPIQDWNPEEIQTALKQALVEDLGLKPRLAFGPVRTAISGRRISPPLFESMVILGKGSSLSRLRTFRG